GAAGTATCGGTTTTCTGACGATGTGTGAATATCCATTGATCACCATCTATTCCAATATTGACGTTAGATTTCGTCAATTTCTTTACATCAACATACGCTAAACCTGTATAGCAACTAAAAAGAAAAATATCCCGCACCTGAATCAATCTGTCTGACGCAAATTCCTTTTCATAAATCGTCTGAATTTCTTCCTTGGTAAGATATGGACGTTCTACTACCTTAAGCTTTGCTTTGTAGCCTAAAAAGGGATCTTTGGTGAGCCAGCCATTCGCTATACATAATCGAATGATCTTTTTGAAATTCTTGATATACTTTACCGCGGTATTGTTTGCGCATTTACGCACACTGCGAAGCCAGAAGTCATAATCCATAATAAAAGCGTGGTCGATCTTTGTAATGTCAATATCAGAAGTTTTATATTTCCAGATTAGAAATTCCTGCGTATGCTTTAACGATGTTTTATAACGCTCCAATGTTCCAGGCGCAAAATCCTGACCAACCAAGGCTTCTACTTTATCATTGTGATCCTGAAAAATAGGAATGAGCATTCTTGTGGAAATATCGGTTCCAAGCAGTTTAGATTTTAAACTCTCTGATGTTACAAAGTCTTCTTCTTTCAGCATCAGGTAATGAGAATCGTAAACTCGCTGTTCCAAAGTTTTAAGATAGAGGTTCAGTGTTTTGGCTTCTTGGGTATTACCTAGTGCCTTGTGTGCTTTACCATCCCATTTCTGTGGGTCGATGTACCTTTTAGCGGCAATATCCGCTGCCTTGCCATCTATCGTGATTCGCAAGTAGATTGGAGCGGTTCCGTTTGTTCTGATTTTATTCTTTTTTATAAAGAATAATAGGTTGAATGTTTTGTTCATAGTGTGGTAACTTTAATTGTTAATAATTTACTTTTTGTTACCACTTTCTGCAAGATGTACAATCGTTAGACTGCCTATTGGTCGGGTTTCCCTGAGTTTTTCGTGACCTATTTTCAAATTTTCAGGATGGGTCACGGAATAGGTCATATAAATCGTGACCCATTTTGATTTTTTATGATACTAGAGCATAAACAAAAAACGCTGTAAACATTGATGTTTACAGCGTTTTAGCTTATTTTAGTATCTCTACCAGCGGAGAGAGAGGGAAACGAACCTTGTTAAAATTAACATATCTAATTTTGTATAAGTATTCTATTTATCAATATTTTAAATATATTTGTATTAATAAAAACAAGTTGTTTTTATGTTCAATTATGAAAGTATTAGCACCTAATTTAGCACCTTATGAATTCTACCTTCAAACTTAAAGAACCCAACGGCGAAAAGGAAACACTAATTTACTTCCGTTCTTATTTTGGAAATGAAAATAAGAATTTTATCTATTCTACTGGAGAAAAAATTAAACCTGAAGAATGGGATTTCGATAACCGGCAACCCAACGATCTAAACGGAAGAACAAAAAGAGCCGAGAGCCATAGAAGTATAAAAAAACAACTTGACAGATACATCGGTTTTTTCACCGAGATTGTCAATCGTTACAAAAACATTGGCGAAGAGATAACGATTGATATTATAAGACAGCGATTTGACGAAGAATTTAAAAAGATCAAAAGAAAAGACGATTTTTTCAGGATATATGATGAATTTGTTCAGGAAAAAGAAAATGATTATTCTGGAAAGGGAATATCTAAATCAACTAAAAGCAGATATGATTATAACAAAAAATTGTTAGAGAATTTCCAAGAGGAATACAAATTAAAATTAAGTTTAGGTAATTTTGATGAAAAGATCTATAATAAATTTCTCAAATATTGTATCGAAGAAAAAGACCATTCCGCTAATACTGTCCATAGAAACGTGGGATTATTAAAAACTTTTTTTTATTGGACTTTGAGTAAGAAATACACCTACAACAATGGTTTTATCAATTTCAAGAAACCTCCCAAATTCCGAACAGACGAGATAGCTCTAAACTACGAGCAGGTGGAACAAATTTATCAATATGATTTCAGTACAAATAAAAGACTTGAAAGAGTTAGAGATTTGTTTGTTTTTGGATGTGTAACTGGAATGCGCTTTGGAAATTACAATCGTATTTCAAAACAGGATATTCAAGGGGACTTTATTAGGGTTATTGATTTAAAAAGTAAAACTAAGAATCTTTCAATTCCAATTAATACTATTTCTAAATCAATTCTTGAAAAGTATGATTATGATTTACCAACTATTACGAATCAAAAGATGAATGAATTTATTAAGGAGGTCTTTAAAGAGCTGAAATTTACTGATGAGATAAAGAAAACTATGAAATATGGTGATGAATTAGTAGACGTAAAGTCTGAGTTTTGGGAAAGAATTTCCTCACATACTGCAAGAAGAAGCTTTATCACTATAATGAAAAATAAGAGAGTTCCTGACAAAGTAATTATGAGCTACACAGGACATACTAGTTTAGAGGTCTTCAATGCGTATTACAGACCAAGTGAAGACGATAAAGTTAATTATATGAACGAAGTTTTTAAGTAAGCTATTTTGAGTATAAGAAAGATATATTCTATAAAGAAATTAAGGAATTGAAATAATCAATTAGGAATCCCTAAATCTTATTTTACAAATCAATCTTGATATATTCTTTTAAGTAATCTCCTTTTGCTGCTAATCGATTTAAATGATATTGATAATGTTCTATTAGATTTGGATTTGATTCATTTTTGTAATCATCGGATTCCATATATTTTTGATATTTTTCTATCTTATCCGAACATAATTCGAAAGCTTCATTATATTTTCCGCACATAATTAATGCGTTGATTTTATCTTCGGCAACACTATTTTTTGCAATCTTTTCCCAAGTATTATTATCAAGAAAATATGGATTTTTGCACTTGACGAAATTCTCAAAAATTACATCCATTATCTTTTGATGATCATATTTTTTAAAATCATAATACGCAGCGTATAACTCCCTATTAAATTTTTTGCTGTAATGGTTCTCTGGATTTAAGTAATATGATACACTTAAATCAGGAAAATTCTTTTTGTGCCACCTTTTAAATTTAGAGCTTTCAATGTCAAAATAACAATCAAATTGAATAATTTCATTTGCATAATTAAATTTGGCGGCAGGAAAATATATCTCATTTTTTATTTCATCAAATTCTCTTACAAATTTTAAACTTTTTGCATTGAAATTAAAATCATACTCTTTTAATCTTTCGACTAAAAAATTTTCTAAAGCTTCTTTTAAAACTTCTTTTGGATAGCTCATATATTATGTGATATGTTTTATAAATTTATATATTAATTTTGAATATATAAAAATTTAGTTTTAACAATTTAGCTTCAATACACATAAATTTATTATTTTGAAAGGGCGTTATAATACAAAAATCTCTACACAAAGATAATTTTGCAGGTACGCAATTAGGACTTCAAAATTTAAAAATGGAAAGGTAATTAGAAACTGGTTCTGCGAGAAGTTGGTTTTTATTAATAATCAATGAAATTATGGATCAGAAGAAATTATACGGACGTTGGAACTTTTGGGAAGAATTTGTAAGCTATCCTATGATGGTCTATTATCGGATCAGGGGAGAAAACATTCAAAAGATGTTGTCAAAAAGAATCGACAAAGCCAAAAAGAAAGCCAGCAAAATTATTCTTACTGAGAAAATGAAAAACGAGTTTT
Above is a genomic segment from Chryseobacterium mulctrae containing:
- a CDS encoding site-specific integrase: MNKTFNLLFFIKKNKIRTNGTAPIYLRITIDGKAADIAAKRYIDPQKWDGKAHKALGNTQEAKTLNLYLKTLEQRVYDSHYLMLKEEDFVTSESLKSKLLGTDISTRMLIPIFQDHNDKVEALVGQDFAPGTLERYKTSLKHTQEFLIWKYKTSDIDITKIDHAFIMDYDFWLRSVRKCANNTAVKYIKNFKKIIRLCIANGWLTKDPFLGYKAKLKVVERPYLTKEEIQTIYEKEFASDRLIQVRDIFLFSCYTGLAYVDVKKLTKSNVNIGIDGDQWIFTHRQKTDTSTRVPLLPLAQELILKYEDHPECVNSNVLFPVLSNQKMNSYLKEIVNVCGINKELTFHIARHTFATTVTLSNGVPIESVSKMLGHTNIKTTQHYAKILDKKVSDDMLALRSKLDNK
- a CDS encoding tyrosine-type recombinase/integrase, which gives rise to MNSTFKLKEPNGEKETLIYFRSYFGNENKNFIYSTGEKIKPEEWDFDNRQPNDLNGRTKRAESHRSIKKQLDRYIGFFTEIVNRYKNIGEEITIDIIRQRFDEEFKKIKRKDDFFRIYDEFVQEKENDYSGKGISKSTKSRYDYNKKLLENFQEEYKLKLSLGNFDEKIYNKFLKYCIEEKDHSANTVHRNVGLLKTFFYWTLSKKYTYNNGFINFKKPPKFRTDEIALNYEQVEQIYQYDFSTNKRLERVRDLFVFGCVTGMRFGNYNRISKQDIQGDFIRVIDLKSKTKNLSIPINTISKSILEKYDYDLPTITNQKMNEFIKEVFKELKFTDEIKKTMKYGDELVDVKSEFWERISSHTARRSFITIMKNKRVPDKVIMSYTGHTSLEVFNAYYRPSEDDKVNYMNEVFK